One stretch of Enterobacter sp. RHBSTW-00994 DNA includes these proteins:
- a CDS encoding glycoside hydrolase family 1 protein, which yields MTRYSFPDGFLWGAAASGPQTEGTAGKPHCSIWDSWFSEQPERFYQQTGPQRVCETYTRYQDDVALMKQTGFNSFRTSIQWSRLIDDFETGEPNADAVRFYHAYLDEMIANGIEPMINLYHFDMPEVLQKKYGGFESAHVAELFSRFARTAFTLFGHKVKYWITFNEPIVPVEGGYLYDFHYPCKQDGKLAAQVAFNIMLAHAKAVQVFRELMGSGEIGVVLNLTPTYTRSDSAEDKKAAWYADLLFNRSFLDPLVKHQFPKALCELLAFHHCLPDTTPEDVRLITDSRIDFLGVNYYVPRRVQARESAYTLDYFSPEYYFENYVDPNGRFNPYRDNNEILPVAVYDIARNIRDNYGNIKWYLAEIGIAMDLESEGPVQADGVIDDGFRIGLMEEHLVQLHHAIRDGANCFGVHQWTFIDNWSWINAFKRRYGFYRLDLETGERQIKRNALWFRELALSNQFSTEERPS from the coding sequence ATGACCCGGTATTCATTCCCCGACGGTTTTTTATGGGGTGCAGCAGCATCTGGCCCACAAACGGAAGGCACAGCGGGGAAACCGCACTGCTCCATTTGGGACAGCTGGTTTTCCGAACAACCCGAGCGTTTTTATCAGCAAACCGGTCCGCAGCGTGTTTGCGAGACCTACACCAGGTATCAAGACGATGTCGCCCTGATGAAACAGACAGGGTTTAACTCGTTCAGAACCTCGATTCAGTGGTCACGCCTGATTGACGATTTTGAAACGGGCGAGCCGAACGCCGATGCCGTTCGTTTCTATCACGCTTATCTCGACGAAATGATCGCTAACGGCATCGAGCCGATGATCAATCTTTATCACTTTGATATGCCTGAGGTCTTGCAGAAGAAGTATGGCGGTTTTGAATCAGCACATGTGGCTGAGCTGTTTTCCCGCTTCGCGCGTACGGCCTTTACGCTCTTCGGTCACAAGGTGAAGTACTGGATCACCTTCAACGAACCGATTGTTCCGGTAGAAGGCGGGTATCTGTATGACTTCCATTATCCGTGTAAACAGGACGGTAAGCTGGCGGCGCAGGTCGCTTTTAACATTATGCTGGCGCACGCAAAAGCAGTGCAGGTGTTTCGCGAACTCATGGGGAGCGGTGAAATTGGTGTGGTGCTGAACCTGACACCGACCTACACGCGCAGTGATTCAGCCGAAGATAAAAAGGCAGCATGGTATGCCGACCTGCTGTTTAACCGCAGTTTCCTTGATCCGCTGGTGAAACATCAGTTCCCCAAAGCGTTGTGTGAGCTGCTGGCGTTTCATCATTGTCTGCCTGACACCACCCCGGAAGATGTCCGTCTGATTACCGATTCGAGAATCGATTTTCTTGGCGTGAACTACTACGTGCCGCGGCGTGTCCAGGCGCGTGAGTCCGCGTATACGCTCGATTACTTCTCCCCGGAGTACTACTTCGAAAACTACGTCGACCCGAACGGTCGCTTTAACCCTTATCGGGATAATAATGAGATCCTGCCGGTGGCAGTTTACGATATTGCCCGCAATATCCGCGACAATTACGGCAATATTAAGTGGTATCTCGCCGAAATTGGCATTGCGATGGACCTGGAATCGGAAGGTCCGGTGCAGGCCGATGGTGTGATTGATGACGGGTTCCGCATTGGGTTGATGGAGGAGCATCTGGTGCAGCTTCACCATGCCATTCGCGATGGCGCGAACTGTTTTGGCGTTCACCAGTGGACGTTTATCGACAACTGGTCGTGGATTAACGCGTTTAAACGTCGCTACGGATTTTATCGCCTGGATCTCGAAACGGGCGAGCGGCAGATCAAGCGCAACGCGCTGTGGTTCCGGGAGTTGGCCTTAAGTAATCAGTTTTCCACTGAGGAGCGCCCATCGTGA
- the manA gene encoding mannose-6-phosphate isomerase, class I — protein MSQTCFYPLTNVVKNYPWGSRHSLNQRFNVLNPDDQPQAELWMGVHPAGVSHVKVAQELMALSDLLAKEPAMMLGEATYQRFNDLPFLLKILAAGRALSIQVHPTKAQAECGFARAQQANEGEMPDYNDANHKPELVYAITPFVAMNGFRDTNTIAANLSALDIPVLNTLAAGLLAQPDGDGLRAFFIAMMQLTPATKMQAIAQVIARGEDLYGEETGAIFRRLQHDYPNDTGVLAPLFLNCITLQPGEAMFLYPGTLHAYVHGTAIEVMASSDNVLRAGLTPKKINLDELVQCTTFTPTAAGLLCMLPEPHAAEARYPIPVDDFRFSIFTGADHQPMTTTSAEIVLVIEGDAMLSHISGETLTLSAGASVFIPASTRQWQLTTTGKVCRVSS, from the coding sequence GTGAGCCAGACCTGTTTTTACCCGCTTACCAATGTGGTGAAAAACTATCCCTGGGGAAGCCGGCATTCGCTTAATCAGCGCTTCAACGTTCTGAACCCGGACGATCAGCCGCAGGCCGAGCTATGGATGGGTGTCCACCCTGCGGGTGTTTCCCATGTGAAGGTTGCTCAGGAGCTGATGGCTCTGTCTGATTTGCTGGCCAAAGAGCCTGCGATGATGCTGGGCGAGGCAACGTATCAGCGTTTTAACGACTTGCCGTTTTTGCTAAAAATCCTTGCCGCCGGGCGCGCGTTGTCGATTCAGGTTCACCCGACCAAAGCCCAGGCAGAATGCGGCTTTGCGCGCGCACAGCAGGCGAACGAGGGGGAGATGCCGGACTATAACGACGCGAACCATAAACCGGAGCTGGTCTACGCCATCACCCCATTTGTGGCGATGAACGGTTTTCGTGATACGAACACCATCGCCGCTAACCTGAGTGCTCTGGATATCCCCGTGCTCAATACCCTTGCTGCCGGACTGCTTGCACAGCCCGATGGTGACGGGTTACGTGCTTTTTTCATTGCGATGATGCAGCTTACGCCAGCCACCAAAATGCAGGCCATTGCGCAGGTGATCGCGCGGGGAGAGGATCTTTACGGCGAGGAGACAGGGGCGATTTTCAGGCGCTTACAGCATGACTATCCGAATGATACAGGCGTACTTGCGCCGCTATTCCTCAACTGTATTACCCTGCAACCCGGTGAAGCGATGTTCCTTTATCCCGGAACGCTGCATGCGTATGTTCACGGTACGGCGATTGAGGTAATGGCCAGTTCCGACAACGTGCTACGCGCCGGACTCACGCCAAAGAAAATCAACCTGGATGAGCTGGTTCAATGCACCACGTTCACCCCAACAGCCGCTGGCTTGCTCTGTATGTTGCCGGAACCGCACGCCGCAGAAGCACGCTACCCCATTCCGGTTGATGATTTCCGGTTCAGCATTTTCACCGGGGCAGATCATCAGCCGATGACGACGACCAGCGCCGAGATTGTGCTGGTGATTGAAGGCGATGCGATGCTGAGCCATATCAGCGGTGAAACCCTGACGCTGAGTGCCGGGGCATCGGTGTTTATTCCTGCCTCCACGAGACAATGGCAGCTCACCACTACCGGAAAAGTGTGCCGCGTCTCATCGTAA
- a CDS encoding class I SAM-dependent methyltransferase gives MNWQPFRGNAPATMTIYSASFPDVSDQWPMKDDVTREINAIDKALKADLALLPPLMDYEEGGQAVLISQHIYSEQAYRTRPALAAWRARLVPTALAIFVVQNPLEDKLPEGTPMDKESRQWFIHANDAIGVRSRARVLATLVDKYIHNDIESDWISLASGAAIPVLEALRTAKLDGQNVHLSLVDNDPVALRWAETMAAQEGLNVGEQLTLLRRDLIQTFIRSEDLLLELGEHQAELVDALGIFEYFNDADAVIFLQRALRLVKPGGAVIVSNMLTSSPQIDFTLRCIGWSHIFPRSLEQLQAIHLAAGVPVENVTVIVPKDGVYAVMEMRI, from the coding sequence ATGAACTGGCAGCCTTTTCGCGGTAACGCACCGGCAACGATGACGATTTACAGTGCTTCATTTCCCGATGTCAGCGATCAGTGGCCGATGAAAGACGACGTCACCCGCGAGATCAACGCGATAGACAAGGCGCTGAAAGCGGACCTCGCGCTGCTGCCTCCTCTTATGGATTACGAAGAGGGCGGCCAGGCTGTACTGATTTCCCAGCATATTTATTCTGAACAGGCATACCGTACCCGCCCGGCGCTGGCCGCATGGCGTGCCCGGCTGGTTCCCACGGCGCTGGCGATCTTTGTGGTGCAAAATCCACTGGAAGATAAGCTCCCCGAAGGCACGCCGATGGACAAGGAAAGCCGTCAGTGGTTTATCCATGCTAACGACGCCATCGGCGTGCGCTCCCGCGCGCGGGTTCTGGCGACACTGGTGGACAAGTACATCCACAACGACATTGAAAGTGACTGGATAAGCCTGGCAAGTGGCGCAGCTATTCCTGTACTGGAGGCGTTGCGAACCGCCAAACTGGATGGGCAGAACGTGCATTTGTCGCTGGTGGATAATGACCCCGTTGCGCTGCGCTGGGCTGAAACCATGGCCGCGCAGGAGGGATTGAATGTCGGAGAACAACTGACTCTGCTCAGGCGCGACCTGATTCAGACGTTTATCCGCAGTGAAGATCTTCTGCTGGAGCTGGGCGAACATCAGGCTGAACTGGTGGATGCGCTGGGGATTTTTGAATACTTCAACGATGCAGATGCGGTGATTTTTTTGCAGCGTGCCCTGCGGCTGGTGAAACCCGGCGGGGCGGTGATTGTGTCGAATATGCTGACCAGCAGTCCGCAAATCGACTTCACCCTGCGTTGTATCGGCTGGTCGCATATTTTCCCCCGCTCATTAGAGCAGCTACAGGCTATCCATCTCGCGGCCGGAGTGCCGGTGGAAAATGTTACGGTGATTGTGCCGAAGGATGGGGTATATGCGGTGATGGAAATGCGAATTTGA
- a CDS encoding TonB-dependent receptor produces the protein MSTSYGRDKLLVGAAVLLCAPVFAETDNNIEDVETIQVVASVESTPKETHVYENKIAARQPELIKDILRDIPGVDVGGTNGFNQQIYMRGVSDKGINVTIDGARQMGDVFHHGGNLLIDPALLKQVDVSVGANSVVHGSGALGGAVKFTTVDASDLLRPGERYGARVKTGYDTNNDEWSNSLTLFGRVADRVDLLGYISRSDYDYGESGDGTRIGADGKDKSYLVKAGVDLFEGQKIKVSAERVKSDGEYPFRAEFSYRPTTTANFQDYTPQRFTRETQTLSYEAVDGSGWVDLNVVGYHTKNELDRSQPHKNMAAAIRSGKANASVKKRWNNQDGGWVTSVETWGINVDNRSEFQTGAFGHTLHVGYEWFQTKNHRDDYQYSSGRKTASWDGEKGTSNSGYLENAVQLGGLTLTPGIRYDHYRADMLGDEDQTFTEFSKAFGAEYRFESGLGLFANYTELFRAPDTTESIRVNSSKFNQKNQLEPETGENKEVGIFFDHRGLIVQEDTFSLVGKYFRTHYDNLIVQTAVPGVSELTERFNAGNAVVDGYEASVNYAVNNIITRFSYSHISTDYTSPLMVKGVAKYGDILGRDTGDKYTVGLTYLLPKYDLSLHWNSLFYTRYKDEKTKKPGYGVNDLAVEWAPASGTLDGLTVSLGLYNIFDKNYVSHTSRNSYGVLGADYEPGRSFRASVAYQF, from the coding sequence ATGTCCACATCATATGGACGTGATAAATTATTAGTGGGCGCAGCCGTACTGTTATGCGCGCCGGTTTTTGCCGAAACAGATAATAACATCGAGGACGTTGAGACTATTCAGGTTGTGGCATCGGTGGAGAGTACGCCAAAAGAAACCCATGTTTACGAGAATAAAATCGCCGCCCGTCAGCCGGAACTTATCAAAGATATTCTGCGTGATATTCCTGGCGTTGATGTTGGCGGGACGAATGGATTTAATCAGCAAATCTATATGCGCGGCGTAAGCGACAAGGGAATCAACGTTACCATTGATGGTGCGCGCCAGATGGGCGATGTTTTTCACCATGGCGGTAATCTGTTAATTGATCCAGCGTTATTAAAGCAGGTTGATGTCTCTGTGGGGGCTAACTCTGTGGTCCATGGTTCCGGGGCATTAGGCGGTGCGGTGAAATTTACCACCGTTGACGCGTCTGATTTGCTGCGACCAGGTGAACGTTACGGCGCACGGGTTAAAACCGGTTACGACACCAATAACGACGAATGGTCTAACTCCCTGACATTATTTGGCCGGGTGGCCGATCGCGTTGACCTGTTGGGCTATATAAGCCGCAGCGATTACGACTATGGCGAAAGCGGAGATGGCACGCGTATTGGCGCAGATGGCAAAGATAAAAGCTATTTAGTGAAAGCCGGTGTTGATCTTTTTGAAGGCCAAAAAATAAAAGTCTCGGCGGAGCGCGTAAAATCGGACGGTGAATATCCGTTCCGCGCTGAGTTTTCCTATCGCCCGACGACCACCGCTAATTTCCAGGACTACACGCCGCAACGTTTTACCCGTGAAACCCAAACGCTCTCTTATGAAGCGGTTGATGGTAGCGGATGGGTTGACCTCAACGTGGTGGGTTATCACACCAAAAATGAACTCGATCGCAGCCAGCCGCATAAAAATATGGCCGCAGCCATCCGTTCCGGCAAAGCGAACGCCAGTGTTAAAAAGCGCTGGAATAACCAGGACGGTGGCTGGGTGACGAGTGTGGAAACCTGGGGCATTAACGTTGACAACCGTTCTGAATTCCAGACGGGAGCTTTTGGTCACACGTTGCACGTGGGCTATGAATGGTTTCAGACCAAAAATCATCGTGATGATTACCAATATTCCAGTGGGCGGAAAACCGCATCCTGGGATGGCGAAAAGGGGACCAGCAACTCTGGGTATCTGGAAAATGCCGTACAGTTGGGTGGGCTGACGCTCACACCGGGGATTCGCTACGATCATTATCGGGCAGATATGCTTGGCGATGAGGACCAGACATTCACTGAATTCTCCAAAGCCTTTGGCGCTGAGTACCGTTTTGAATCCGGCTTGGGCTTATTTGCTAACTACACTGAACTGTTCCGTGCTCCCGATACCACCGAATCGATCCGCGTTAATTCCAGCAAGTTTAACCAGAAAAACCAGCTTGAGCCGGAAACCGGTGAGAATAAAGAGGTCGGCATTTTCTTCGACCATCGTGGCCTAATTGTGCAAGAGGACACGTTCAGTCTTGTCGGTAAATATTTCCGCACACATTACGATAATCTTATTGTCCAGACAGCTGTTCCCGGTGTATCTGAACTCACAGAGCGTTTTAATGCCGGTAATGCGGTTGTCGATGGCTATGAAGCGTCGGTGAATTATGCGGTAAATAATATTATTACCCGTTTCAGCTATTCTCATATCAGCACTGATTATACGTCACCATTGATGGTCAAAGGGGTGGCTAAATATGGTGATATCCTGGGACGCGATACTGGCGATAAGTACACTGTAGGGTTGACGTATTTGCTGCCGAAATATGACCTGTCCCTCCACTGGAACTCACTGTTCTACACGCGTTATAAAGATGAGAAAACGAAAAAGCCTGGCTATGGTGTGAACGATCTGGCGGTGGAATGGGCGCCCGCATCCGGTACGCTGGATGGCCTGACGGTAAGCCTGGGGTTATACAACATCTTTGATAAAAACTATGTGTCCCACACGTCGCGCAACAGCTATGGCGTACTGGGTGCAGACTACGAACCCGGACGGAGTTTCCGTGCCAGTGTGGCGTATCAGTTCTGA
- a CDS encoding GNAT family N-acetyltransferase: protein MNIETAVSSQFERLVAIWESSVRATHHFLQESDIAALRPLLLNAYLPHLRVVIARDETGVIHGFLGVDQNRIEMLFVDDVSRGKGVGKLLLKYAVEYFGVNEVDVNEQNPQGVAFYQYMGFVQVGRSERDGQGNLFPLLHMRLG, encoded by the coding sequence ATGAACATCGAAACTGCAGTCTCTTCACAATTTGAACGTCTTGTCGCGATCTGGGAATCATCCGTTCGCGCCACTCACCACTTTTTACAGGAAAGCGATATTGCGGCGCTGCGCCCGTTATTGCTCAACGCGTATCTCCCCCATCTCAGGGTGGTGATTGCCCGGGATGAAACGGGAGTGATTCACGGCTTTTTAGGCGTAGATCAAAACCGCATTGAAATGCTGTTTGTCGATGACGTGAGTCGCGGGAAAGGTGTAGGTAAATTACTGCTGAAGTATGCGGTCGAATATTTCGGCGTGAATGAAGTGGATGTTAACGAGCAGAATCCGCAGGGTGTCGCGTTTTATCAGTATATGGGGTTTGTGCAGGTTGGACGCTCTGAACGGGACGGGCAGGGGAATCTGTTTCCGTTGCTGCATATGCGGTTGGGGTGA
- a CDS encoding glycoside-pentoside-hexuronide family transporter has protein sequence MKSEVLSVKEKIGYGMGDAASHIIFDNVMLYMMFFYTDIFGIPAGFVGTMFLLARALDAISDPCMGLLADRTRSRWGKFRPWILFGAIPFGIVCVLAYTTPDLSLNGKMIYAAITYTLLTLLYTVVNIPYCALGGVITNDPTQRISLQSWRFVLATAGGMLSTVLMMPLVNLIGGEDKAFGFQGGIAVLSVVAFLMLAFCFFTTKERIQVPPSTTSMREDLRDIWQNDQWRIVGVLTILNILAVCVRGGAMMYYCTWIMGSPEVFVAFLTTYCVGNLIGSALAKPLTDWKCKVSVFWWTNAALAVLSIAMFFVPMHASIVMFGFIFVIGVLHQLVTPIQWVMMSDTVDYGEWTNGKRLTGISFAGTLFVLKLGLALGGAMIGWMLAGGGYDAAAKTQNSATISIIIGLFTLVPAVCYVLSAIIAKRYYTLKTPFLLKIMGELAQGARRNQQAFDNLPVSKELQN, from the coding sequence ATGAAGAGCGAAGTACTGTCTGTAAAAGAGAAGATTGGCTATGGCATGGGTGACGCCGCCAGCCACATCATTTTTGATAACGTCATGCTGTACATGATGTTTTTCTACACCGATATTTTCGGCATTCCTGCCGGGTTTGTCGGAACCATGTTCCTGCTGGCGCGCGCGCTGGATGCCATCTCCGACCCATGCATGGGGCTGCTTGCTGACCGCACCCGCAGCCGTTGGGGTAAGTTCCGCCCGTGGATTTTGTTCGGTGCTATCCCGTTCGGCATCGTCTGCGTGCTGGCGTACACCACGCCGGACCTTAGCCTGAACGGAAAAATGATTTATGCCGCTATCACCTACACTCTGCTGACCCTGCTCTATACCGTGGTCAACATTCCTTATTGTGCACTTGGCGGCGTCATCACCAACGACCCAACGCAGCGTATCTCCCTGCAGTCCTGGCGCTTTGTGCTGGCCACGGCGGGCGGCATGCTCTCCACGGTATTGATGATGCCGCTGGTAAACCTGATTGGTGGTGAAGACAAAGCCTTTGGCTTCCAGGGCGGGATTGCCGTGCTGTCGGTGGTCGCGTTCCTGATGCTGGCATTCTGCTTCTTCACCACCAAAGAACGCATCCAGGTTCCGCCAAGCACCACCTCCATGCGTGAAGACCTGCGCGACATCTGGCAAAACGACCAGTGGCGTATTGTCGGCGTGCTGACCATCCTTAATATCCTCGCCGTCTGCGTGCGCGGCGGCGCGATGATGTACTACTGCACCTGGATCATGGGCTCGCCGGAAGTATTCGTTGCTTTCCTCACCACCTACTGCGTCGGCAACCTGATCGGCTCTGCGCTGGCAAAACCGCTTACTGACTGGAAATGCAAAGTCAGCGTCTTCTGGTGGACCAACGCCGCGCTGGCGGTGCTGAGTATCGCTATGTTCTTCGTGCCGATGCATGCCAGCATCGTGATGTTCGGCTTTATCTTCGTAATTGGCGTGCTGCACCAACTGGTAACGCCAATCCAGTGGGTGATGATGTCCGACACCGTTGATTACGGCGAATGGACCAACGGCAAACGTCTCACCGGTATCAGCTTTGCAGGCACACTTTTCGTGCTGAAACTGGGCCTGGCACTGGGAGGCGCAATGATTGGCTGGATGCTGGCCGGCGGCGGTTACGACGCGGCAGCGAAAACCCAGAACAGCGCGACCATCAGCATCATCATTGGCCTCTTCACCCTGGTTCCGGCGGTCTGCTACGTGCTGAGTGCCATTATCGCCAAACGCTATTACACGCTGAAAACACCATTCCTGTTGAAAATCATGGGTGAGTTGGCGCAGGGTGCGCGCCGTAATCAGCAGGCATTCGACAACCTGCCAGTCAGCAAAGAATTACAGAACTAA
- the yicI gene encoding alpha-xylosidase: MKISDGNWLIQPGLNVTYPVQVFDVDQQGNDLVVYVAPRDVRERTWQLDTLMFTVRLFAPQEGIVGVRIEHFQGALDNGPHYPLNVLQDVKVEIENNAEFAELKSGTISVRVTKGEFWALDFLRNGQRITGSQLKNNGYVQDSNTDRNHIFERLDLGVGETVYGLGERFTALVRNGQTVETWNRDGGTSTEQSYKNIPFYLTNRGYGVLVNHPENVSFEVGSEKVSKVQFSVEGEHLEYFVIDGPTPKEVLNRYTQFTGRPALPPAWSFGLWLTTSFTTNYDEATVNRFINGMAERDLPLHVFHFDCFWMKAFQWCDFEWDPVTFPDPEGMIRRLKEKGLKVCVWINPYIGQKSPVFNELKKKDYLLKRPDGSLWQWDKWQPGLAIYDFTNPDACKWYADKLKGLVDIGVDCFKTDFGERIPTDVVWHDGSDPQKMHNHYAYIYNELVWNVLKETVGEEEAVLFARSASVGAQKFPVHWGGDCYANYESMAESLRGGLSIGLSGFGFWSHDIGGFENTAPAHVYKRWCAFGLFSSHSRLHGSKSYRVPWAYDDESCDVVRHFTQLKCQMMPYLYRQAALAREEGTPMLRAMMLEFPDDPACDYLDRQYMLGDSMMVAPVFSEAGDVQFYLPEGRWTHLWHNDEILGSRWHKQQHGFQSLPVYVRDNTLLALGNNNQKPDYAWNEGTAFQLFNLDDGATAVSEVPAADGTVAFTLKASRQDGTVTIQGAGEARSWSVCLRNVQNVGSVKGGSHAGSEWGVVVKADGNEVVIHL; encoded by the coding sequence ATGAAAATCAGTGACGGAAACTGGCTCATTCAACCGGGCCTGAACGTGACGTATCCGGTTCAGGTATTCGATGTGGATCAGCAGGGTAACGATCTGGTGGTCTATGTTGCGCCACGTGACGTGCGCGAACGGACCTGGCAGCTCGACACATTGATGTTCACGGTTCGCCTGTTTGCCCCACAGGAAGGGATTGTCGGGGTGCGCATTGAGCACTTCCAGGGGGCGCTTGATAACGGCCCACACTATCCGCTGAATGTTCTGCAGGATGTGAAGGTTGAGATTGAAAACAACGCGGAATTCGCGGAGCTGAAAAGCGGCACGATCAGCGTGCGCGTCACGAAAGGTGAATTCTGGGCGCTGGATTTCCTGCGCAACGGGCAGCGTATTACCGGTAGTCAGTTGAAAAACAACGGCTACGTGCAGGACAGCAATACAGACCGCAATCATATCTTCGAGCGTCTGGATCTGGGTGTGGGTGAAACGGTCTACGGTCTGGGCGAACGCTTTACCGCGCTGGTGCGTAACGGCCAGACGGTGGAAACCTGGAATCGCGACGGCGGAACCAGCACCGAGCAGTCATACAAAAATATCCCGTTCTACCTCACTAACCGGGGTTACGGTGTGCTGGTGAACCACCCGGAGAACGTGTCGTTCGAAGTGGGATCTGAGAAGGTCTCCAAAGTGCAGTTCAGCGTGGAAGGCGAGCATCTTGAGTATTTTGTGATCGACGGCCCGACGCCGAAAGAGGTGCTGAACCGCTATACGCAGTTCACCGGGCGTCCGGCATTGCCACCGGCATGGTCATTCGGCCTGTGGCTCACCACATCGTTCACCACCAACTATGACGAAGCCACGGTAAACCGTTTTATCAACGGTATGGCCGAGCGTGACCTGCCGCTACACGTGTTCCACTTCGATTGCTTCTGGATGAAGGCCTTCCAGTGGTGCGACTTCGAGTGGGATCCGGTGACCTTCCCGGACCCGGAAGGGATGATTCGCCGTCTGAAAGAGAAAGGGCTGAAAGTCTGCGTGTGGATCAATCCGTATATCGGCCAGAAATCACCAGTGTTCAACGAGCTGAAAAAGAAAGATTATCTGCTCAAACGCCCAGACGGTTCCCTGTGGCAGTGGGATAAATGGCAGCCGGGGCTGGCGATTTACGACTTCACCAACCCGGATGCCTGCAAATGGTACGCCGACAAGCTGAAAGGTCTGGTGGATATTGGCGTGGATTGCTTCAAAACCGATTTCGGCGAACGTATCCCGACGGATGTTGTATGGCATGACGGATCTGATCCGCAGAAGATGCATAACCACTATGCCTATATCTACAACGAGCTGGTGTGGAACGTGCTGAAAGAGACCGTGGGTGAAGAAGAGGCCGTGTTGTTTGCCCGTTCTGCGTCCGTCGGTGCGCAAAAATTCCCGGTGCACTGGGGCGGTGACTGCTACGCCAATTACGAATCCATGGCGGAAAGTCTGCGCGGGGGGTTGTCGATTGGTCTGTCCGGTTTCGGTTTCTGGAGCCATGATATCGGCGGCTTTGAAAACACCGCTCCGGCGCATGTCTACAAACGCTGGTGCGCGTTCGGATTGTTCTCTAGCCACAGCCGTTTACACGGCAGCAAATCTTACCGTGTGCCGTGGGCGTACGATGATGAATCCTGCGATGTCGTGCGCCATTTCACACAGCTTAAGTGCCAGATGATGCCGTACTTATATCGCCAGGCGGCGCTGGCACGAGAGGAAGGTACACCAATGCTGCGGGCAATGATGCTGGAGTTCCCGGACGATCCGGCCTGTGATTATCTCGACCGCCAGTACATGCTGGGGGATTCCATGATGGTTGCCCCGGTGTTCTCTGAAGCGGGTGATGTGCAATTTTATCTGCCGGAAGGACGCTGGACGCATCTGTGGCACAACGATGAAATCCTGGGCAGCCGCTGGCACAAACAGCAGCACGGTTTCCAGAGCCTGCCTGTATATGTGCGTGATAACACCCTGCTGGCACTGGGTAACAACAACCAGAAGCCAGACTACGCGTGGAACGAAGGCACTGCTTTCCAGCTGTTTAACCTGGACGACGGCGCTACGGCAGTCAGTGAAGTACCTGCGGCGGACGGTACTGTGGCGTTTACGCTGAAGGCATCGCGTCAGGATGGGACTGTGACCATCCAGGGCGCAGGAGAGGCGCGGAGCTGGTCAGTCTGCTTGCGCAACGTGCAGAACGTGGGCAGCGTGAAAGGCGGCTCACATGCCGGTAGCGAGTGGGGCGTGGTGGTGAAAGCGGATGGCAATGAGGTTGTGATTCATCTCTGA